A single genomic interval of Kineosporia corallincola harbors:
- a CDS encoding response regulator transcription factor: MRVLVVDDEARFAEGIRRGLVAEGFSVDVAENGIDGLWRAREVRYDAIVLDVMMPGLNGYAVCRALRDEENWTPILMLTARDSAGDQVEGLDTGADDYVVKPVEFPVLLARLRALVRRGRPERPTVLSVGTLVLDPASREVRRGGTPISLTSREFAVLAFLARNARSVRSKADILGGVWDDDFEGDPNIVEVYIAHLRAKIDRPFGVETIVTVRGAGYRLVADV; this comes from the coding sequence GTGCGGGTCTTGGTGGTGGACGACGAGGCGCGGTTCGCCGAGGGCATTCGCCGGGGGCTCGTCGCCGAGGGGTTTTCGGTGGACGTCGCCGAGAACGGCATCGACGGGCTCTGGCGTGCCCGCGAAGTCCGTTACGACGCCATCGTTCTCGACGTGATGATGCCCGGCCTCAACGGGTACGCGGTGTGCCGGGCCCTGCGCGACGAGGAGAACTGGACGCCCATCCTCATGCTGACCGCCCGCGACAGCGCCGGCGACCAGGTGGAGGGGCTCGACACCGGCGCCGACGACTACGTGGTCAAGCCGGTGGAGTTCCCGGTGCTGCTGGCCCGGCTGCGCGCGCTGGTGCGCCGCGGCCGCCCGGAACGTCCCACCGTGCTGTCGGTCGGCACCCTGGTGCTCGACCCGGCCTCCCGCGAGGTCCGGCGCGGCGGCACCCCGATCTCGCTGACCAGCCGGGAGTTCGCGGTGCTGGCGTTCCTGGCCCGCAACGCCCGCTCGGTGCGCTCGAAGGCCGACATCCTGGGCGGGGTCTGGGACGACGACTTCGAGGGCGACCCGAACATCGTCGAGGTGTACATCGCCCACCTGCGGGCCAAGATCGACCGGCCGTTCGGCGTGGAGACCATCGTCACCGTGCGCGGCGCCGGGTACCGGCTGGTGGCCGATGTTTAG
- a CDS encoding ABC transporter substrate-binding protein — translation MFTALRRARTTQVAALTTAALALALSACGTTESSAGSSDTASASTTASGPVEVTDARDKAVKLDAPATKVVSLEWGLTENLLSLGVTPVGAADVDGYNDYDTVVPLDADTADVGERGTPNTDAISALEPDLIVSVTGLTDKVYSQLEEIAPVVVLAGSDGKDPIGYMEKTVNTLAEVTGTQATATTLLSEFDAKVAEGKAALEAAGKAGAPFTMSDGWVQSGTVTIRMYTPTSFFGAVAAELGLDNQYTEGGDEEYGLATIDVEGLTKVTDADSTFLYVEGAAPADSFVASLKDNAIWKKLGFVKNDNVKPIANGIWMFGGPKAAEAYIDTVVENITGSSAS, via the coding sequence ATGTTCACCGCCCTTCGCCGTGCGCGCACCACCCAGGTGGCCGCGCTCACCACCGCGGCTCTCGCTCTCGCCCTGTCCGCCTGCGGGACCACCGAGTCCTCGGCCGGCTCCTCGGACACCGCGAGCGCCTCGACGACCGCGTCCGGCCCGGTGGAGGTCACCGACGCGCGGGACAAGGCGGTCAAGCTCGACGCCCCCGCCACCAAGGTGGTCTCGCTGGAGTGGGGCCTGACCGAGAACCTGCTCTCGCTCGGCGTCACCCCGGTCGGCGCCGCCGACGTCGACGGCTACAACGACTACGACACCGTGGTGCCGCTGGACGCGGACACCGCCGACGTCGGTGAGCGGGGCACCCCGAACACCGACGCCATCTCCGCCCTGGAGCCCGACCTGATCGTCTCGGTCACCGGCCTGACCGACAAGGTGTACAGCCAGCTCGAGGAGATCGCCCCGGTCGTCGTGCTGGCCGGCTCGGACGGCAAGGACCCGATCGGCTACATGGAGAAGACGGTCAACACGCTGGCCGAGGTCACCGGCACGCAGGCCACCGCCACCACGCTGCTGTCCGAGTTCGACGCCAAGGTGGCGGAGGGCAAGGCCGCCCTGGAGGCCGCGGGCAAGGCCGGCGCGCCGTTCACCATGTCCGACGGCTGGGTGCAGTCCGGCACCGTGACCATCCGCATGTACACGCCGACCTCGTTCTTCGGCGCCGTGGCAGCGGAGCTCGGCCTGGACAACCAGTACACCGAGGGCGGCGACGAGGAGTACGGCCTGGCCACCATCGACGTCGAGGGCCTGACCAAGGTCACGGACGCCGACAGCACCTTCCTCTACGTCGAGGGCGCCGCCCCGGCGGACAGCTTCGTCGCCTCGCTGAAGGACAACGCGATCTGGAAGAAGCTGGGCTTCGTCAAGAACGACAACGTCAAGCCGATCGCCAACGGCATCTGGATGTTCGGTGGCCCGAAGGCCGCCGAGGCC
- a CDS encoding ABC transporter ATP-binding protein, giving the protein MSATLSAPALTGADLTLGYGGRTVVDGARIDLRAGRVTALIGPNGSGKSTLLRSLARLHTPRSGDLTLENGLDALTLHPKEFARKVTLLTQSRPTPGGVRVRDVVAYGRHPYRGRFGTGDDEGQAVIERALRLTGVAGMAERPVDELSGGELQRVWLATCLAQDTGVVLLDEPTTFLDLRYQIETLDIIRDLADEHGVALGVVLHDLNQAAAVADHIVLLHSGVVRADGTPAEVLTGDLLSEVYGLRIDVEAGDNGLVRTHPVGRHTHRHA; this is encoded by the coding sequence GTGAGTGCGACCTTATCCGCCCCGGCCCTGACCGGGGCCGACCTGACCCTGGGCTACGGCGGCCGCACCGTCGTCGACGGTGCCCGCATCGACCTGCGGGCCGGGCGGGTGACCGCGCTCATCGGGCCCAACGGGTCCGGCAAGTCCACGCTGCTGCGTTCCCTGGCGCGGCTGCACACGCCGCGGTCCGGAGACCTCACGCTCGAGAACGGCCTGGACGCGCTGACCCTCCACCCGAAGGAATTCGCCCGGAAGGTCACGCTCCTCACCCAGTCCCGCCCCACCCCCGGCGGGGTGCGGGTGCGGGACGTCGTGGCCTACGGCCGCCACCCCTACCGGGGCCGGTTCGGCACGGGGGACGACGAGGGGCAGGCCGTGATCGAGCGGGCGTTACGCCTGACCGGGGTCGCCGGCATGGCCGAGCGGCCGGTCGACGAGCTGTCCGGCGGGGAGCTCCAGCGCGTCTGGCTGGCCACCTGCCTGGCGCAGGACACCGGGGTGGTGCTGCTCGACGAGCCGACCACCTTCCTCGACCTGCGCTACCAGATCGAGACCCTCGACATCATCCGGGATCTCGCCGACGAGCACGGTGTGGCCCTGGGGGTCGTGCTGCACGACCTGAACCAGGCCGCGGCCGTGGCCGACCACATCGTGCTGCTGCACTCCGGGGTGGTCCGGGCCGACGGCACGCCCGCCGAGGTGCTCACCGGCGACCTGCTCAGTGAGGTCTACGGCCTGCGCATCGACGTGGAGGCCGGCGACAACGGCCTGGTCCGCACCCACCCGGTGGGCCGGCACACGCACCGGCACGCCTGA